The following is a genomic window from Armatimonadota bacterium.
ATCGTCGGCATGACCGGCGTCCCCGAGGCGCCGCTGGCGCGCGAACTGGGCATCTGCTACGCGAGCCTCGCCGTCGTCACCAACTGGGCCGCCGGCGTGGAGCAGACTCCGCTTGATCACGAGGCAATCGCGTCGCAGATGAGCGAGCGCATGGACGCCGTTAGACGTGTGTTCACGAGCGTTATCGAGGCGTGGGAGGAACGGCCCTGCCCCAACTGCGCGGCCTCAACCTCGCGAAACGCATGAACCCCCGGACCCTGGCCTGGCTCGTGCTCAACCATGTGCCCGGGGCGGGCGCGGTCACGCTGCGGCGGTTGGTCTCGGGCGTTGGCTCACCTGAGGCGACGCTCCAGGCATCCGTGGAACAACTCGTCGCCATCGGTTCTCTCAGCCCGGCGCAAGCTCAAGAACTCAAACGGCTCGCTGCCGGAGTCGGGGACTTCGAGGACCTCGCGGCGGACCTCCAGCGGCGAGGCACACACCTCCTCACATTTGAGGACGAGTCGTATCCGTCGAATCTCCGCGCACTCCGCGACGCGCCTCCCCTGCTCTACGTACGCGGATCACTGCTCGCACGGGACCACACGGCGGTGGCGGTCATCGGCACGCGCACACCATCTGACGGGGGGATAGCCGCCACCACCGCCATCGCGCGGGGTCTAGCGGATCGTGACGTGACCATCGTCAGCGGCCTTGCGCGCGGCGTGGACGGAGCGGCGCATCGCGGGGCGCTCGAAGCGGGCCGCACCATTGCCGTCCTCGGCAGCGGGATTGACCGGGTGACACCGCAGCGTCATCACCGTCTGGCGCAGGAGATAACGCGCCGCGGCGCGCTGCTGTCGGAAATCCCGCCGGGCGCCCGCGCGAGCCGGGAAGCCCTGCTCGCGCGCAATCGGATTCAGGCGGGCCTGGCGAAGGCCGTCGTCGTGGCGCAGTGCAGGAGCCGCGGCGGCAGCTTCGCGACAGCCAGGCGCGCCCTGGCGGCCGCTCGCTCCGTACTCGCAGTGCGCTGGGACGAAACTGAGTTTGCTGATGGGCCGAAGCGATTGGGGGAGCTAGGCGCCCGTGTGGTCAGCGCCTCGGACGCGGTCGACCTCGCCGCGGAGGCTGCGTTCAAACCGCTGCCGCCGTCGCCGCAGCGAGAGATCGCGCTCGACGATCCTGCTCAACGCCCACTGGGCGAGTAAATGACCGCTCCGCGCCACACCCCTCCAAGTGTCGTCTCGGCCTGAGCGCGCACGGCGAGCACGTTGCGCTCGCCGAGGCGGACTTGGTGCGTGATGTCCACCTCGAATGGTTCCGCCCAGTTCTCGCCCTCGGCCATGCGGCGGTGGACGAGAGCGCCGTTGACGTAGAGCCATCCTTCCTCGTCGAGTGCGCCCAGGCGAAGGATGATGCGCCTGTTGCGGAACGCGTCGGGCACGGCGAAGCTGACTCTGACCCACGCGCGGCAGTTCTCGAGCGGTGCCGATACCTGCTCCCACCACTGAGAATCGGTGCTGATCATGCCCCACGCGGAGTCGTTGTAGTCAGCGCCGGCCCACGCCGACGATTCCAGTTCGTCCGCCTCCCTGCGAAAGCGCCACAGCTTGGGTAATTCGGCAATGACATCGTTGTTTCGGCGGAACTGCCGAGAGTACGGCAGGATCCAGCCGAGTTCGTTATCGTCGCGCGTGATCGCGCCGCGGGCTTCGGAACCAGAAACGAAATCCCCATTGACGCCGGAAAGCGTGTCGAGCAGGCGCAGCGTGCGGTCTCGCGCCGCGACCGCCGCCTCATAGTCCGCCCCGGCGACGGCGCGCTTCAGGTTGAGCCACGATTCGAGGTACGCCAAACCGAACGCCACCATGCGCACGCGCTCGCGGTAGGGCGAATTGCGGGCGCGCGGCCGTGCCTCACGCAGCGCGGCGCGGCAGTGCGACAGGATCTCGTCGGTGAATATCGCGGGGAACTCGCGGGTACCCCAGCCCGGGTGCGCTTCGGACCGTGCGAATGCCATTTCGAGCGCTTCATAATATCGTCTCATCGGAGCCGCCGCCGGGCCGAAGAACGCGTCGTAGAAGTCCGCCAGGAGGGCGTCCGGATCCTGGTCGGCATCCCACATCATCTCGGCGAGCACGTAGTGATTCGGCATGAGTGTCGCCCACGACTTGTGGCTTTCCCATGAGAACCCGCGCACGCCGACCCGCTTGTACCATGGCATGTCGCGGAGGTGTGCGCCGAAAAGAGGGGTCGGCAGCTCGGCTGAGCCGGGCATCGGGTCGTATTCGCGGACGTACACGTAGTCGGTCTGCCGCGCGTACTCCTCAATGATGCCGGCCATCTTGCGACGGGAGGCGCAGTGACGATCAGTTACGGAGTGCACCGTGCAGAACTGCTGGGCGGTGACGGAGACCAGGACGTTCGGGTGCAGCTTCACCGTCGTCGGCGGCAGTGTGTGATTGAAGTACGCGTAGAAGGCGACGCACTTCCCCGGATGCTTCTCCTGCACCCGCTCGGCAACGGCGTTGTAGAAACGCACGAGGCGGTCGGTAACAACCGGGTAATCGCTGAAACCCGGATCAGTCAGTCCGCTGTCGAGGGCGGTGCAATTCGCGCATTGGCAGAACTCCGCGTTATCCTCAGGGGAGAGCGAATAGCTGACCGCGTCCGGGTTGTCATCGAAGTAGCGGATCACCTCGCGCGCGACGATGTCTATGACCGCCGGGTTGGATGTGCACGGCTGAGTCGGCTTGCGCACGCCGTCAACCAGGGCGTAGTACTCGGGATGATCCCTGAGGTATGTGTCGGGCGGCAGTGGCCCGTGAACCAGGTTGTGACCCATCCCCACCTTGGCGCCGCCGGTGCGGTTCCGGCGGCACCACTCGGCGAAGCGCGCACGCGCGGCGGGCGTGTTCTCCGGGTCACTTGAACTCCAGGCGTACCACATGCTGCGCAGGTTGAAGTCCGGGCCTTCGATGCGGTCGCACGGACCAACGGTAATATCCGAGCGCTGAGGCACGACCTTGCCGATGTCGCCGGGCATGAACCAGCGACAACCGAGGTCGCGCAGAAGCGTGTACACGGCATGCGACACCGCCGCCTCATCCGCGCCGATGAGATAGAGGTCACCCGCGTGGGTGCGCATCAGGAAATACTCGGATTGAAGCTGAGGGACCGCGAACGGCATTTTCTCGAAAGACGCCGCCCGTCCCAGGACGATGCGGGTCGGCATTGTACTGCCGAGCGGGACCTCGGCGCCACTCATTCTGCTGAGATACGCGCGCAGCTCATCGGCGGCGGCGCGCTCGCCGGCTGTCGGCTCGCGAGGCAGCATCACGCTGCACACCGCGCGGCCGTCCTTTACCAACTGCACGCCGGTTCCGGCGCTCCCGGCGCCACCAGCCATCGTCGCGACGATCATCATTGTGACGATCCGTTTCATCATTCGGCCCGGCCACCAGTCAATCGAAGTGCCTCTCGCTGAGATAGCACCCACGGACGCGCGACGTGGGCGCGTCGCCGCGCAGGTGGTAGGCGATGAAGATGCGCCCGTCCGGCAATCGCACCCAGCCGGAATACCCGTAGTCCCCGGCCCGCCTGGAGGCGTCCTCCTCGATGCGCAGGATCCGCCCCCTGCCGGTCTCGTCTCCCAGCCAGGCACAGAAGGACCAGCTCCCACCCACGTCGCGATACGTCACCAGAATGCGCCCGTCGGGCAGGAGCCCGGCCACGGGCCGATGGCCGATCATGTCCGTGGGCTCGATCGGCGACCACGTTTGTCCCCGATCGCTCGAGCGCGAGAGAAACGTCGGGTATCCCTTGCCGGAGTTCTCACGCATGAAGCACAGCAACTCGCCGGATGGGAGTTGCATGATCGAGCCTTCGCAGAGGTTGTAGTCGGGATGCGACGCCACCACGGCCGGCTCGCCCCAGGTCGCACCCCTGTCCGTCGAGCGAAACACGCGTTGGATGAGCCGCTGACTGCTCTGGTCGTAGTGCTGAAGGCCGAGGAGAAGCGCGCCGTCATCCAGTTCCAGAATTCGGTCGGGCACGTAGCCTCGGCAGCCGGTGTTCTGCGGCTCCGGCCACGCGCGTCCCTCATCCTCGCTCCACCAGATCACGTTTTCCCACTTGCAGAGGCGCTCTTTGACCTGATCGCGGCGATCGCAGATCAGAGCGATCCTGCCGTCGGAGAGCTGGGCGAGGCGGGGGCAGTTCCAGGTCCAGCCGTGCTCTTGCTGCGACAGGCGGTGGTGCTCCCGCGGGGTGCTCCACGTCGCGCCTTCGTCGGCGCTTTCCGTGAGCATGATGCGCGTCCACGTCGGTACGTGGGCATCGCTCTCGCGATACACCAGAAGCAGCTTCCCCGACGCGGTCAGAACCACGTCGGGGAACGCTTGGTAGACAGCGGGGTCGTCGGCTATGCTGAACCTGGGCCCGGTATGATCACGCATGGCTGCCGCCGGGGCTACCGTCAGTCACCTGACCGGCGTCGCACGTCGCGATCAACCTGCCGGGCTTCCGCCCACTCAGGCCTTGCCGGCCGAGCCGAACAGCCGCATCTTCTCCGCGATGGCCTCGACCATGGCGTCGCGGGCGGGCGCGAGCAGCTTGCGGATATCGTACTTGCGGACATCGCCCTTGGCCTCGGCCTCGGCATGCTCCTTCTCGGTCTTGTGCACCTGCTCGGCGACCGCATCGAAGAAGGCGACGCGAATCTGCGTGTCTATGTTGATCTTGCGGATGCCAAGCTCGACGGCCTTGCGCACCGCGTCATCGGGGACGCCGGTGCCGCCGTGCATCACCAACGCCACGGGGGTCGCCGTGTTGATTTCCTTCAATCGGTCGTGGTCAATCTTCGGCGTGCCCTTGTACAGCCCGTGCGTCGTGCCGATGCCCACGGCGAGCAGATCAACTCCGGTGTCGTCAACGAACTTCCTGGCCTCGGCGGGATTCGTGAGGTGATCTTCATGCTCGCCCTTGATGACACCGAGGCGGCCGATCTCGCCTTCGACCGTGACGCCGATCGCGTGGGCGGCCGCGACGACCTTGCGTGTGACTTCGACGTTCTCCTCGTAGGAGCGCGGCGTCTTGCCGTCCTCCTGGAGCGAGCCGTCAATCATCACCGACGTCATGCCCAGGCGCAGGAACCTCATCACGAGATCGAACGAGCGCCCGTGGTCGAGGTGCAACGCGACGGGGACGGTGCAGCGGTCCGCCAGCGTGCGAACGACGGCGAACAGCTCCTCGGGTTCGGTGTACGCAAGGGTCGTCTGAGTGATCTGTATCAAGAACGGCGCGCGTTCCCGCTCCGCCGCGGCGAAAACGGCTTGCGCCGTCTCCATGTTCACGGCATTGAAAGCGCCGACCGCGTAGCCTCCGTCCTCAGCCTTGGCGATGATCTCTTTGCTTGGCAGCAGCATGCGTGCTTCCTCCTCGGGGGTAATGACGGCAATCGCAGCGCCTGACCTGCCGCGCTGCGCATCGCGCTCCTCAGATGGGCACAGCGGCTCCGCACCACACCTCGGATCGAGGTACGACGCCCCCGCCCGTGCCCGTCGGGCTTACGCATCAAGTACTTCGCGGTTGACGGCGGCTCTCCTCTCGCTAGAACTGAAAGAGCCGCCATTCCTTGCCAACACAAACTCAAACCATCTATAATTGCCCCGACGCGCAGGGCGAAGGTACCGATGACGGGGTTCGGGTGTTGGCGGACGGCTCCCCAACCCGGGAATCGTGCCCAAGAACCCCATCCCGGAAGAGCTTCGGGTGACGCGGCGGCGCCGGCGCCGCGAGCAGTTGAGGAGGGTCATTGAGCATCGCATCGAGAGCGGTCACGGGGACACCGGTGGCATGCGGGCTAATGCGAGTGCTGCTCGCGGTGGGGCCGGCCGTGGGCGGCATGGCGCAGCACGTCGCCAGCCTCGTGCGCGGGCTGGATCGTTCCCGCTTCGACGTGTCACTCGCGGGACCGTCCGAGGACCCGGCGGCACGAGTAGCCGCGGAGCACTCGTGCGCGGTGCATGCCCTGGGCTTCGCGGCGCCGCCCTGGCGCAGCGGGATTGCGGCGCTTCGCCTTGCCGGCCTTGTGCGCCGCGAACGAATCGATCTGGTGCACGCGCACGGCTACTCCGCCGCTACCGCGGCAGCGTTCGCGCGTCGAATGACCCCGGACGCCAAGCTCGTGTGCACACTGCACAGTTTCATGACTTCCACCACCGCGCGCCCCGTTGCCGGGTGGCGCGCTCGCTGGCTGCTGCGGCTCATCGCACGCCGCTCGCATCGCATCATCATGGTTTCCGATAGCTTGCGGTCCCAGGTTGCAGGTATCGCCGATGACGCGCCGCACAAGTTGCTGACAATCCCCAACGGGGTAGATCTCGCCGGCTTCCGAAGACCCGACGCGGCGTGGGCGCGTCGCGAGTTGGGGCTGTGCGCAACGGGCGTAGTGGTCGGGATGGTCGGCCGCCTTGCGGCCCAGAAGGGGCCGCTCGATTTCGTCCGGGCAGCCGCGCTCGTCGGCGCGACGTTTCCCGACGTGCAGTTCGTGCTCATCGGCGACGGCCCGCTGCGGGCCGACGTCGAGAAGCTCGCGCGAGAGTTGAAGTTCTCCGATCGCTTAGTGCTGGCCGGGCATCGCCCCGATGCCGGCGCCTTGGCCCAAGCCTTCGATGTGGCGGTGGTAGCGTCGGTGAGCGAAGGCTCATCTCTGACCGCGATGGAAGCCATGGCGTGGGGCAAGCCGGTCGCTGCCACGGCGGTCGGCGGGGTGCTCGAAGTCGTCCTGGACGGCGAGACCGGGATCCTCGTCCCGCCCGGCGATCCCCGCGTGCTGAGCGCAGCGGTCGCGTCCCTGCTCGCGGATCCGGAGCGCGCGGCGGCGCTCGGTCAGGCCGGGCGTCGGCGGGTCGAACGCGACTTTTCGCTGGCACGAATGATCGAACGCACCGAGGAAACATATGTGGATACGATATACCGTGACCTGGCCAACGGGTGACCGATGCGGTTGATCCTTACAGCTCTTGCACTCGCCGCCGCGCTGGCCGGACAGGCCAGCGCCCGCACCGTCTTTCGGGTCGAGCATAAGGTGATCCTCGTCGTCGCCGACACGGCGACGTGGGAGGACTACACCGGCCCGGCTGCGCCGTTCATCCGACGGTGGCTGCCGGAGTGCGCCGTGGGGCTGATGAACGGCCGGACGGCCGGGCTGGCGACTCCTCCCGCAGCGTATCTAACCCTCGGCGCAAGCAGTCGGATATCGGCGGAACTTGACCCGGATCTCGCGGAACTTGCTCTCAACTACAACGAGTCCTACGAAGGCAGCGATGCGCCCGCCGTCTTTCGTGCCCGCACCGGAGGCGTGCTTCCTCCGGGTGCTCTCGGGTATATCGCCTTGCCCCACGTCCAGCGCGAGAACGCGGAGGCGACGTACCCCTTACGGCTCGGCCTCATCGGCGAGTCGCTGCGGCGGGCCGGGTTGAAGACCGCCGCCATCGGCAACGCGGACCTCCCGTATCAGTATCGCCGCCATATCGCCACCATCGTCATGGACGAATCCGGCGTCGTCCCGGTGGGCGACATCGGCCGCAGCATGCACCTCCCTGACCCCGGACTCGAACCACCCCTCATGACGGACTACGCGGCGGTGACCGACGAACTGCACCGGGCGCTCAAACAAGCCGCGGTCATCGCCGTGGAGACGGGCGATTTGTCGCGGATCAACGCCCGCAGCCAGGTGATGACCCCGCAGCGCGTAGACGAGGAACGCCTGGCGGCCGTCGCTCGGATGGACACGTTCCTCGCTCATATCGTGGGGCTCATGCGAGGGCGCCCCTGGCGGCTCTACCTGGTGACGCCGTCGGCCGCATACGACCCCCGCGAACGGAGCGACCTGCTCCTGCCCATCATCGCGTGGGGCGACGGCATCTCGAGCGGCCTGCTCAGCAGCCCCTCGACGCGGCGCGCTGGCGTCGTGGCTAACGTAGATCTCGCGCCTGACGTGCTCCAGTTCCTCAGCGTCGCCATCCCGTCAGAAGCGATCGGGAGACCGATGTATGTCCGCCCCGCGCCTGGCGGCGACGCGCTCGGGTACGTCACGCGGCAGCACCAAGACCAGGCCCGCGTGGAGGCCAACCGCCCGTACGTGCTCAAGCGGATCAGCGGGATTGTGGTTGCGGTATTCACTGTGATCGCGGCGCTCCTGATACTGGGCGGGCCGATGCCCCGCGGCGTCATGGTGGGGCTGCGTGAGGCCGCGCTCTTCGTCATGGCTTTTCCACTCGGCGCGCTGGTGTTTCCGGGTCGTGTCGCGCTCACTCCCTTGATCGCGCTGCTGTGCGTCATCGCCGTCACGACTGTCGTGTACGCTGGCGCGCGCTCTCTTAGACGTTGGGCGCCGCCTTACGCGTGGGTTGCCGGTGTGTTCGCCGCGGTGTTGTGCGCGGACCTCGTTCTGCGACAGAATCTGGTGCAGGACTCACTCCTTAGTTACTCGGTGACGGTCGGCGCGCGCTACTATGGTTTGGGCAACGAGTTGGGCGGGGTTCTCCTTGCGGCGGTGCCGCTTGCGCTCGGGGGATGGCTCGGCGCGCGGCAGCCGGGCCGTGCGGTCCGTCTCGCCTCGGCGTTGCTCCTCGCGTGCGTCATCATAGCCATCGGGCATCCCGCGATGGGCGCCAACTTCGGCATTGCGGTGCCCGCCGCGCTCGGTTTCGGTCTGATGGCGCTCGGCCTTTACAGCCCTCAGCTCAAGGCTCGACACCTGCTCATAGCCGTCGTCGTGGCCTTGGCCGCCGGAGTCCTCGTGGGTGGCGCCAATTGGCTCATCGCCCCCGAGGGGCGCTCCCACATCGGCAGGGCGTTCGAGGCCGCCCGGCACGGCGGACTGACGCAGATGATCGCGATATTCTCGCGCAAGGTGGCGTTCAACTGGCTCCTCGCACGCCATACGATTGCCACCTGGGTGTTGGTCTCCGCGCTGGCCGTGATCGCCGGCTCCGCGATGGGGCGCAGCAGAGCGGTGTCTGAGGAGGCGCAGGCGGGGTCGCCGCTGGGCCTCGGGCTGATCTGCGCCGCCGTCGCGTCGGGGGTGTCGTTCTTCCTGAATGATTCGGGGGTACTGTCGGCGGCCTGGGGGCTGCTCCTGGTCGCGGCAGCGCTGACGTACATCGCGCTCGACTGGCGGCTGCGTCAGGGCGTGGCCACAGTGGGATAAAGCGGCAGGATGCGCACGGGCGAACGCCGAACTAGCGGCGGAGGGAGCGTACAGTGACAGGACAGGGGCATAAAGACTTCTCGGAGCAAGACGTGCAGCAGCGCTTCGAGACCATCGCCAAGGACATGGTCGAAACCGGCCTGTACGCCGAGGCCATCGAGGCGTACAAGGAGTTGATTCGCGACCATCCCGGCAGCCGCTGGGCTGCCAACGCCTATCTCTCCATCGCGCACTGCTATCATGCCCTCGGCCAAGAGGAAGAGGAGCTGAGCGCCCTTGAGGATATCATCGCGCAGTTCCCCGACCACGTCGTGGCGAAGCGGGCGCGGGGAGCGATAGAGGCGCTGCGCGGACGTCATTACGGCGAAGGGCCCGCGGGAGCGGATCTTCACGGCGCGGTGCGGCGCCTGACACGGCAAGTGGAACGGCTGCGTCAGGCGCAGCAGCGAAGAGCCTGGCTCGGCGCCGTCGTGTTCGTCGTGTTGCTCGTCGCAATCATCTGGCTTGCCGCGAGATCCTCGGGCGGTTACTCCTCTCGGGCCGCGGACGATCTCAGCAAGCGCGTCACCGCGCTCGAGTCGGCGGTGCAGGCGGTCTCCGGCGGGACGCCCGGCGGCGCATCACAAGGGGCGCCCGACGCTGCAAGCCCTGCCGCTACCGTGACACCGGTTGCGCCGCAGCCAACGACGCCACCCGCGCCGGCGACTAAGGCTCCTCCAACACCAAAGCCGCCCCCCGCCCCGGTGCGCCCACCCTCGACTAAGACATACACGGTCAAGGACGGCGAGTCTCTGTGGACCATCGCGCGTAGTCAGTTGGGCGACGGACGACGCGCGGAGGAGATCGCGGAGTTGAACGGCATCAAGGCGCCGTACAACATCAGGGTAGGCGACAAGCTCAAGCTGCCGACGCGGGAGTAGCTCGGGCCGCGTGCAGCGGAGCGGAAAGGTCACGGCCTCCGGCAAAGCCGGAGGCCGTTCGCTGTGGGCGGTCCGATGGACCGGGGTGCTATCCTGCGTTACTCATACCGGTCGCGAACCGGTGGTACTTCCTCGCTAGCGCTTCGCTTCGGCACGGCGCCAGAACTGTAGGAAACCGAGCGCCGGCTTCTTCACCTCGCGCTCATCCAATTGCTCCAATTCGCGCGCCGCATTCTCGTGCCCCAACTCGCGCGCGCGCTCCAAACACTCGCGCGCGGGCTGGATACGTCCCATCTCTATCAATGTCTTGCCGTACAGGAAGCGGTAGTCTGCGTTGTCGGGGTCGGACTTAAGCAGGACCCGGTAGTAGCTCAGAGCCTTCTCGTGCTCGCCGGACTGACGCAGCGAGTTCGCCTTCATGAGATAGGCGCTGATCGTCTGCGGGCTCAGAACTGATAGCTTCGTGACATCCACCACGGTGTCGCGCTGGAACCCGAAGTTGCCCGCGAACAGGCCGCGGAAATCGAGCGCGGCGACTTTCGGACGGAATTGATCCGTGAGCGCTTCCGCCTTGGTGGCGTACTTCTTCGGCTGCCCCACGACCGCCTCGGCGGGGACCTCTTCCGTCAGCGCAATGGCTTCGTCGTGATCCTCCGGCGCCTCGACTGCCGCCGACACGGCGACGGGCTCCGGCGATTCCGCCTCGAGGATCTCACCGACCGACTCCGCAACTCCGTCGGGTTGCAGATTCTCAGTCGCCGCAGCCATGGCGGGCTCTGTCGCCTCCTCCTCGACGTGATATCCGCCGAGGGCGGCGAGCGTGTCCTGCGGCTCCTCGGTTGCCGCGGCCACAAGCTCGACTCCGGCTTCGTCATGCGTCTCAGGGGCATTCTGATTGCCGTCAGCCGCAGCTACTGCGACAGCGGCGACCGGAGCAGGTTGCTCCATCGCGGGTGCCGAGGTCGTCGCAGACATGCCGTGGCACAGGGCGTCGGAGGCATTGGCGGCGCCGGCGCTGTCGCGGCGCGCTGCGAGTCCCACCGCGCCGAACGGCTCGACGGTCAGGTGCAGCACATAGAAGGCCCCGGTCTGCTGCTCTGGGTTGCCGGGCTTCAGAAGCGAGCGCGCCTGTATGCGATCCGCTCGCGCGGAATCAATCGGATCGTCTGCGTCGCGAACGAACACGCGGTATCCGGAATCAAGGATGGCCTTGACCTTTGTCGTGACCTCTTGCTCCCTAGCGTGCTGCTCGGGTCGCTGGGAGTGCAGGAGATCGAGGACGCCGTCGTCAACTGCGCCCCGCAGCATCGCTTCCACCGACAGGTCGCCGATCGCCTGGGAGACCACTCCCCAGCGGCGGATCATGCCCTCGGCCTCCGAGGTAGAAATCGTGATGAGGACCTTGGCGTCGTCAGCGGCTTCGCTGCTTTGCATCCATTGGCCGTTGAGATCTGTCACCGTGAACCTCCCACCTATCGCGCGCTAGTTGGAGCGCGCCAGACGCTCGAGCAGCTCGTCGGCCACTGCATCATACGCCTTGGCCGCCGGCGCGCTCGGATCGCTGAGCACGATCGGCGTCGCCCTCGCCTCGGTCTCGCTGACCGCGATGTTCTTGCCGATCACCGTGCGGAACATGAAATCGCCGTACTCGGCTTCGATCTTCTCCTTGAGCAGCGCGTACATGGCGTTGTCGAGCGCGGTGCCGCGATCGAAAAGAGTGACCAGGATGCCCAACGTCTTGACCCGCGGATCGAGCTGTTCGTACAGCGACGCTACGGTCTCGGCCAGGAGCGACATGCCCTGCAAGGAATAGAACTTCGCCTGTACCGGCACGACCATGTCCGTCGCCGCCATGAGCACGTTGACCGTGATCAGGTCGAGCGACGGCGAGCAGTCTATCATGACGTAATCGTATTTCTTGGTGAACACGCTCTTCGCGTGATCGAGGAGCTTGTTGCGCAGTCGCACCTCGCGTCCGACCTCGGCGACCAGCGTCTTGTTGCACATGTTCATGTTGGAACAAGACGGGACGAGTTCAAGGTTCGGGACTTTGCTCTCGACGATCAAGCGCTCGAGAGGGAACCGAGGATCCATCAGCAGCAGATGGGACTGCGCCTCGACTGCATCGGAATCAAAGCCCAACGCGAGGGTGGCATTGGCCTGCGGGTCCATGTCCATGCACAGCACGGAATGCCCCCGGTGGGCGAGAGCCGCGGCGAGGTTGACGCACGACGTCGTCTTCGCCACCCCGCCCTTCTCGTTGGCGAAGGCGATGACCCTCATGCCTCCGTAGCTATACCCGGCCTCGGCGAGCGAGTATCCCTCCATGCTCTACCTCCGCTGCGTGGCACACCAAAACGCCACGCGGCACGTGTGCGCCGTATCGGAACGGGATCTGAGCTGTGGGCGCCACCGCGCCCAGAGGGGCCAATCCGGCTCTCTTGCGGCCGGCCGCCCGGCGTCCGATAGGTCGTTCGGCATATTATTCCACATGGTAGGGCACCCTTCACATCGCGGACACCGTCTCTTCGGCTCGCTGGTCATACACCGGCACCAAAGGAACCGCGGGGCCAGCGGACGTTCCCCGGCCGCACCGTGCCGATCGGAAGGAACAGGCGTTCTGTCGCAGAATCTACGGTGCCCAAGACATCGGGCGATCCGGCTGCGCTGGTGGTGCCCTGCTTTCCTTGCCGCACCGGCTCACCAACTGAACGGCTGGACACCGTCGCGCCATGCGTCGTTCCGGGGCTGGTCGAGCACGTGCCGTTCAACATATTGCTCATCACGATTGACAGCCTGCGCGCCGACCACCTCGGCTGCTACGGCTACGGGCGGGACACTAGCCCCAACCTTGACGCCCTGGCAGGCCAAGGTACGCTCCTGACCCGCATGTTCGCGCCCGCCGTGCCCACCCAGCCGTCGTTCACCACCATCTACACGGGTCAGTACTCACTCACCCACGGCATCATCTCCCACGGCGGCACGGAGCAACTCGGCCCCGACCATCCCTTCGTGACTGAGGAGCTGCGCAAGGCCGGCCTCGTGACGTGCGCGGTGGATAACCTGTACTCGATGCGGCCGTGGTTCGCGCGGGGCTACGAGTTCTACATTGATCCCAGCCACCGCGCGAAGATGCGGTTGTCCGTGACATGCGAAGGCATCAACCGGCGCGCGATCCCGTGCCTGCGCGCCCACGCGGATGAGCCCTTCTTTCTCCTGGTGCACTACTGGGACACCCACACCCCATACGAGCCACCGGCGAGACTGCGACATCGCTACTACGACGGCGACCCCACGGGCGACGAGTACTCAACTCTCGAGCCCATGCGCACCGCGCCGCTCGGCGATATCTGGCGCGAGCAATGGCTGACCCCCCTGTCGCGCAAGCGCTGGCGCGGCCGGGAGATCCGCGACGCCGAGTACGTGGTCGCGCTCTACGATGNNNNNNNNNNNNNNNNNNNNNNNNNNNNNNNNNNNNNNNNNNNNNNNNNNNNNNNNNNNNNNNNNNNNNNNNNNNNNNN
Proteins encoded in this region:
- a CDS encoding exo-alpha-sialidase codes for the protein MRDHTGPRFSIADDPAVYQAFPDVVLTASGKLLLVYRESDAHVPTWTRIMLTESADEGATWSTPREHHRLSQQEHGWTWNCPRLAQLSDGRIALICDRRDQVKERLCKWENVIWWSEDEGRAWPEPQNTGCRGYVPDRILELDDGALLLGLQHYDQSSQRLIQRVFRSTDRGATWGEPAVVASHPDYNLCEGSIMQLPSGELLCFMRENSGKGYPTFLSRSSDRGQTWSPIEPTDMIGHRPVAGLLPDGRILVTYRDVGGSWSFCAWLGDETGRGRILRIEEDASRRAGDYGYSGWVRLPDGRIFIAYHLRGDAPTSRVRGCYLSERHFD
- a CDS encoding class II fructose-bisphosphate aldolase, with amino-acid sequence MLLPSKEIIAKAEDGGYAVGAFNAVNMETAQAVFAAAERERAPFLIQITQTTLAYTEPEELFAVVRTLADRCTVPVALHLDHGRSFDLVMRFLRLGMTSVMIDGSLQEDGKTPRSYEENVEVTRKVVAAAHAIGVTVEGEIGRLGVIKGEHEDHLTNPAEARKFVDDTGVDLLAVGIGTTHGLYKGTPKIDHDRLKEINTATPVALVMHGGTGVPDDAVRKAVELGIRKINIDTQIRVAFFDAVAEQVHKTEKEHAEAEAKGDVRKYDIRKLLAPARDAMVEAIAEKMRLFGSAGKA
- a CDS encoding DUF4838 domain-containing protein, translating into MMKRIVTMMIVATMAGGAGSAGTGVQLVKDGRAVCSVMLPREPTAGERAAADELRAYLSRMSGAEVPLGSTMPTRIVLGRAASFEKMPFAVPQLQSEYFLMRTHAGDLYLIGADEAAVSHAVYTLLRDLGCRWFMPGDIGKVVPQRSDITVGPCDRIEGPDFNLRSMWYAWSSSDPENTPAARARFAEWCRRNRTGGAKVGMGHNLVHGPLPPDTYLRDHPEYYALVDGVRKPTQPCTSNPAVIDIVAREVIRYFDDNPDAVSYSLSPEDNAEFCQCANCTALDSGLTDPGFSDYPVVTDRLVRFYNAVAERVQEKHPGKCVAFYAYFNHTLPPTTVKLHPNVLVSVTAQQFCTVHSVTDRHCASRRKMAGIIEEYARQTDYVYVREYDPMPGSAELPTPLFGAHLRDMPWYKRVGVRGFSWESHKSWATLMPNHYVLAEMMWDADQDPDALLADFYDAFFGPAAAPMRRYYEALEMAFARSEAHPGWGTREFPAIFTDEILSHCRAALREARPRARNSPYRERVRMVAFGLAYLESWLNLKRAVAGADYEAAVAARDRTLRLLDTLSGVNGDFVSGSEARGAITRDDNELGWILPYSRQFRRNNDVIAELPKLWRFRREADELESSAWAGADYNDSAWGMISTDSQWWEQVSAPLENCRAWVRVSFAVPDAFRNRRIILRLGALDEEGWLYVNGALVHRRMAEGENWAEPFEVDITHQVRLGERNVLAVRAQAETTLGGVWRGAVIYSPSGR
- a CDS encoding glycosyltransferase family 4 protein → MSIASRAVTGTPVACGLMRVLLAVGPAVGGMAQHVASLVRGLDRSRFDVSLAGPSEDPAARVAAEHSCAVHALGFAAPPWRSGIAALRLAGLVRRERIDLVHAHGYSAATAAAFARRMTPDAKLVCTLHSFMTSTTARPVAGWRARWLLRLIARRSHRIIMVSDSLRSQVAGIADDAPHKLLTIPNGVDLAGFRRPDAAWARRELGLCATGVVVGMVGRLAAQKGPLDFVRAAALVGATFPDVQFVLIGDGPLRADVEKLARELKFSDRLVLAGHRPDAGALAQAFDVAVVASVSEGSSLTAMEAMAWGKPVAATAVGGVLEVVLDGETGILVPPGDPRVLSAAVASLLADPERAAALGQAGRRRVERDFSLARMIERTEETYVDTIYRDLANG
- the dprA gene encoding DNA-processing protein DprA gives rise to the protein MNPRTLAWLVLNHVPGAGAVTLRRLVSGVGSPEATLQASVEQLVAIGSLSPAQAQELKRLAAGVGDFEDLAADLQRRGTHLLTFEDESYPSNLRALRDAPPLLYVRGSLLARDHTAVAVIGTRTPSDGGIAATTAIARGLADRDVTIVSGLARGVDGAAHRGALEAGRTIAVLGSGIDRVTPQRHHRLAQEITRRGALLSEIPPGARASREALLARNRIQAGLAKAVVVAQCRSRGGSFATARRALAAARSVLAVRWDETEFADGPKRLGELGARVVSASDAVDLAAEAAFKPLPPSPQREIALDDPAQRPLGE